The following are encoded together in the Quadrisphaera setariae genome:
- a CDS encoding tyrosine-type recombinase/integrase has translation MTTSASSPAAAVQVLFFSAPAPAPAFVGHNSVAAPAPQRPASAASGAALLEPGSPLAQVLAGFLLAYSGATRTAYASDLRHFLTWTAARAPGIDPLGVARAHLDAYAADLAATGLAPATTARRLAALAGFYAYAVDEGHLQRSPAARVRRPKVGEHTTSTGLDRAELSALVAAAEADGPRSLVVVLLLGLNGLRVSEVAGARAEHLGTERGHRVLAITRKGGRTARVPLAPRTATAVETYLAGRTSGPLLVTRTGAGVDRHAIWRLLRRLARDAVPAKAASIHPHDLRHAFVTLSLDAGASLRDVQDAAGHADPRTTRRYDRARHHLDRHPTYALAGLLS, from the coding sequence ATGACGACTTCCGCATCGTCACCGGCGGCCGCGGTGCAGGTGCTGTTCTTCTCAGCACCCGCACCAGCACCGGCGTTCGTCGGCCACAACTCGGTGGCAGCACCAGCGCCGCAGCGCCCAGCATCGGCGGCCTCCGGCGCAGCGCTGCTCGAGCCGGGCTCACCGCTGGCCCAGGTGCTGGCTGGGTTCTTGCTGGCCTACTCCGGCGCCACCCGCACCGCCTACGCCTCAGATCTGCGCCACTTCCTCACCTGGACCGCAGCTCGCGCTCCCGGTATCGACCCGCTGGGTGTCGCCCGGGCCCACCTCGACGCCTACGCCGCTGACCTGGCTGCCACGGGGTTGGCGCCGGCGACCACCGCCCGGCGCCTAGCAGCGCTGGCCGGGTTCTACGCCTACGCCGTCGATGAGGGCCACCTGCAGCGATCCCCTGCCGCCCGAGTGCGCCGACCGAAGGTCGGTGAGCACACCACCTCCACCGGGCTGGACCGCGCCGAGCTGTCCGCACTGGTCGCCGCCGCTGAAGCGGACGGACCACGCTCGCTGGTGGTGGTGCTCCTGCTGGGCCTGAACGGGCTGCGGGTCTCTGAGGTCGCCGGCGCCCGCGCCGAGCACCTGGGCACCGAGCGCGGCCACCGCGTGCTGGCCATCACCCGCAAGGGCGGGCGCACCGCCCGCGTGCCCCTGGCTCCCCGCACCGCCACCGCCGTGGAGACCTACCTGGCCGGGCGCACCAGCGGCCCGCTACTGGTCACCCGCACCGGGGCGGGCGTGGACCGGCACGCCATCTGGCGCTTGCTGCGGCGCCTGGCCCGCGACGCGGTGCCGGCCAAGGCGGCCTCGATCCACCCTCACGACCTGCGGCACGCCTTCGTCACCCTGTCCTTGGACGCCGGCGCCTCCCTACGCGATGTCCAGGACGCGGCCGGGCACGCCGACCCCCGCACAACGCGCCGCTACGACCGGGCGCGTCACCACCTGGACCGCCACCCCACCTAC